AAACTGTCTAGAATACTTTTTAATAAATTGGAAACTATCATCAGATTCAGCGAGTTCCCCAGTTGTTAGAGGCACCCAGCAGCAGACAGTAATAATTCCTATAAACTGGATCATGCACACGTTTCCACTAGGTGGTTTCCATTACATGTCGTCTTCCTACAAACCTAGACAGACTGCTAATGTTGTACTTTCACTTTTGCTCTTGCAAAGGTCATTCTGTGGCAACAAAGTGGTTGCAGTTCACATTGACCAAGACAGGTTTGTGACACAGAGGAACGAAATGTCAGAAAAAACCTTTTTCGTGCAAACGTCTATTAGGGTATTTCACTATTGGCACCTTATGATACAAAGCAGAGAAAGTGAAGAGAAACATTGTTTGctgaaacaacacagcaacCTTCTGCTTCAAGATCAAAATGGTGAATAGCATCTCTCAATGCACAAAGCTTTTGTCATCTACTGTAAACGTGCGTGGACCGATTGTATTTAGTTTGTTTGCGTTGAGCAAGATGAGCAAAACCGCTTATATGTGTATATGCATCTGTATGTTCAACTAAACTGCTGCAAATTCAGCATAAGCAGTGAAAATCTATTATTCTGTCTGGTTTTAATATATTAAGAATGGAAGAAGAGAAATCAGATTTGGAAACACACTTCCTTTGTTTTTTGAGGAAGTGAACACCTGCTCGGCCACAAATCATTTGAGGGGAAATGTCTGACAGGAACTTCACTTTGTAAGAATCAAATGTAAAAAGATTATTCTAATGATGTATTTAAGATCAAATTAGAGCTTATCTATGGATGGCAAACATAAATGAATTAACCTTACTGTATAACAGGATGAACCTTTTGAATTTATCAGTGGCCTTTACTGTTAATCtcttcatttatatttatatttatatgagAATCACACATGGGCGGATGTGTGATTCTGAAACCGAAAAGTTTCATGTTCCACCTCATAGGTGAATTTGCACAGGAAACTTGAATAAGTGCAGACTTTTTCACATAACCCAACCACTACAGTATATCTCTTAGTACATACCTGAAGTAAAAGTTGAGTAGTATTCAGCTCAGTTTCCTTTTTAtcaggctgctgcagacacagctgagCGACCTACACCCTTGCAGGATGTGTTCGACCCTTCGTGGCTGCGTTCCCTGCAGAACTTGCAGTGTCAGAGGTAAGAAAAACATTCATCATGCAAGTTACTGATATGAAACCCAATATTAGTGGAAGGCCTTTAACTACATCTGAAGGAAAACTGCTACAAATAtggtaaaataacaaaaaatgtcAATAAGTTTAAAGTCTTGTATATTGGCAAACAGTACATTCTAGTTAATAATCGTGTTCTGTGATAGAGTATAAACACATAACTGAATAGGACTGACCCAACCTTTAAATTACATGGACACAAGAGAAGGACCAAGACACTGCTGTtagagatgtactgtatgtagcagcTGAGTGCATGAAAGACGTCCTACAAGTTGGTTTCTTTGGTTTTTCTATGCACTTATGTACATCATAATTTATACACTTGAACCATATGATTagataaagaaaaacactcaagTCGTCTGCATATGTAGGAGCTACTGAGAAATTCAATTGGGCAACAACACTGTAAGCGACAAGGATCGTTGTCGCTTACAGTCCATAGTACGCTGGGCTTCTTGTTGTGGACATATAGAAAAAGGCAAGGCATTTAAGTCTAACTCCCTAAAGTAAACATGGGGAAAATTCCAGGGTTTCACGCACTTTTACTGATGCACTGATTCCAGAATATGAAGGGAGGTGGTACCATATTTGCTGAAGTTGCTGTTATATTTTCCTCAAAAGCAAACCCATTCTTCAAGAGGAGCACATCAACAATAGCTGGAAATCACTCATTGATCATTTCCTCTGACGCCATCTAAACAAAGAAATTGCTCTGTTTATATGGTTTAATAGCAATACCCTGAATCTTTTTCCGATCCGCTATGGAGTATGTTTGGTTTAGGCACTTATGGGCTTCCACACACGATTATTCACATGTCTAACAATCCAAACATTTTTAGCTCTTCTCTGATATATTTAGACTGTTTGATTAGACTTGTTTAGACTGTTAATGCACATCTGATGAATGCACTGTGGCCTCAGTTAACTAAAAGCAAATGTTTAACTAGGCTTGCTTTCCTCACAGACCTACTGTACGGTCTATAAACAAGAATGTGTGTCACGACCCTGGTCAGCAGCGCATCCTGTCATGAAGTGCCTTTGCTTTTGAATGTGTTAGTAAAGCTTCTTTAATGTTGGTGGGATCACTTCTCTAAAAATCATGAGAAACTGTACAGAATTTCATAAGAGCCCATAATGTTGCTGAAAGAGTGGTGACATTGTCTCAGAGCTGGTCTATCTTATAAACAGCCTATGAGGGTTGTGCCTGTGACTGAGTGTGGGTTTTCCACGGTTTGGGGGGCTCCTATGAAAGGAGGAGCTTGCTGCCCTATAAAGATTCCCAGAGCAgctggaacaaaacaggatctcTGCAGTCAGGGTGAGTAATAGCTGCTCTTTTTCTTAGCGTCTCTTCTCGCTCTTTGTTTCAAAAACTGAACttcacattaaaacagctgcatGGCTGAACTTGAGTATCACATTTGTGGTTTCAGTTAGTAGATTTTGTTAAAGGCTCTGCACGTTGTCTCACATTTTCCTGGGCTTTGTATATGTCGACAtggttttgatcctgctctacTCCTGATGACTATTAAGCAGCTTTCCCTTAAGACTGTATTTCTATACTACTGATTTCTTAAATTGGCAACAGCTGAATTACAGATATTCACTTTGTCACCTCCTATCTGCAAACTACCACGGTATTAACTGGTTAACTAATCTAGGCTAAATGCTTACATTAAACGTTAACTTTCCTTTATAAGGTTCTTTTCATTTAACTGACAAACACTGTACGGTGTGTTTCTCCACAGATTTTGCCTCACCTTTGTTAGTCGGCTGTAGACGTCTTTCCACCTTTTGCAATATGCGGATACGAATACCAAACTTATGGAACATCACAGGCCGTCGTCCATCGGATGTGAACAGTACCCCTGATGTGGATGGTACCCCTGATGTGGACGGTACCCTTGATGTGGACGGTACCCCTGGTGTGGATGGTACCCCTGGTGTGAACGGTACCCCTGGTGTTACTGATGGCCTGCAGGCACCCAGTGAGGAGCAGCCTAACAGTGGTAGGAGACCAAACACATTCAGTGATACTGTGATGATACTGTGGGCAGTTGTGTgaaaagtactgtacatgtagatgcTTAGTATCAGAGGCCTGTAGACATTTTAATGCATGCTAAACAAAGAAGTGGCACAAGCAGTAATAGTTTCTATGGTATAGGAAACATTGCAGAGAGAAGAAATTCTATATGTTTATTAAAACCAGTAAGAATCTCGATTCTGTGACAGAGCAGTCATTCAGAATCCAACGTAAAAAACTCAAAAAGTTAAAGCATGGACTGAAAAATGTGCGCGGTTCTTTAAGATAAAGCCTACAACATTACCAAACATGCAATTATCTGTAGGAACATTTTTACTGTGCGTATAAAAGGTCATGCTGTGGTGCTGGTAGTCAGTAGATGACCTGCACTATTCTGCTATTCTAGGTGTTACAAAGAGTTTCAAAAAGCTTTTGAAAAGGTTTTGATATTCAGGTCTGCTCCGTGTCTTTTCCCTCAGTGCCTCTCACGTTTGTCGAAAACCTTGAAAAGTTCCGTGTGTATGAGGCCAGCAAGCTGCTGATTGAGAGAGAGGAGAGTCTGTTCGGGGAGATGAGTGAAACAGAGACATCTGAAGATCACCAGGAAGAAGTGGCCAATCTTCATGCAGACTACACAAAGCTTCTAGAACGTGTACAGTACATTCTAAAGGGCAGCATGTCTGTCGGCCTCCGAGATGTCAGCGTTGAGAACTTGAGCTCTGCTGTAAAGGCCGTCTGTCAGGAGGAAGAGCGGTACCAAGCGTGGAAAGAGAAGAACCGAACCCCACCCACATGGAGGCGACGCAGCTGGAAGGAGATTCACGACTCACTGCTCCTTGACTTGACAACGGAGCGTTTGGTGGTCCTTCCAACAACCCCTCCCGATATGAAGGAGTCTCTCCAGAAAGAGGTCAACCACATGGgcaagcagctgaaggaggactTGTTTTGGGTGGTGGATGTAGTGAAGTTGTATTACCCACCGCACATGGACATCTGTAATTCATACGCCAGAATGTACCACCAAGTCCTCAGCAACAAAGTCAAAGGGATCTCAGATATCATTCTAGTGGACGAGGATGTTCGATTTCTCCTGCTCTGGGTGAATGATTTCTATCCAGGGTAAGTCAAAATATGTTTCTGGAACATTTATATGATTACAACCATTAAttctctgtctgtccttcaTTGCTTTATTATTGAGAAATCAGATGAATTGGTGTGGAATTATGCCTTACCCATAAACAAAGTGGTTTGGTGTAAAGTTGCAACACTGTTCATTAAGTGTAGATGTTCATTTGGGGAAAGGCATAAATCTTCCACTACTGCACCCACAGAACAACAGCACAAACTGTTCAACGTTACACTAAGAACACGCTGctgcttgtctttgttttgaagTTTAACATTTGATTACAATCGAAAACAATGCAGAGAGCAGTAAAGCTGTAATTTGGGCTCTCTGTGACAGAATGCTCCAAAAGCCAGAACTGACCGCTGAGATCGATACTGAAGCCTTGGGAAAGCTGCTGTCCCAAAAGGATCTGGAACCTCTAGAGGAACAgtacctgagcaaacagcaggtAACCTTTGGGTTATTTTAATCATATACAGCAGCTCAGTCTACCAATTTTCCATTTGTGGATATAACTGACAGAGACCCGCTGCTTTGTGTTCAGAGTGAGCTGATGACATACATCAGTCGTgtcctggaggaagaggaacaaaggTGGAAGGACGAAGAGGAGCCTCAAAAAGAAGACGGCTACTACGTCAGCCCTGTGGCCTACGACATCATTCAGGTGAAGCAGCTCAAGAATGAGCCAAAGTGATGAAGTCATGAGCTGACTGTATTTGTACTCAACCACTGTGGAATAGGGTTGTGTTGGAACTATAATAGACACTTACACACATGGTCATTCTAACTGAAGGGAAAGTGGCTGTTGCCACTACTGAGACTGACCCGTGTCCTTTACCTGTCTCTAGTTGATCAACGGCATGGTGACCTCAActgagacagtggtgggagaCCGACATAAGGCCCAGAGCATAACATGCGAACTGAGCAGTTTAATGGAGAGGtaacaaacaaattaattttaaacacAGGTCATTTACTTTTGGTTTATACCTTAACGTTTTaatgaaataaactgttttcTTTTACCTGCAGGTTCAAAGTTTtccacagcagcatcatcagaaAAAACAAGGCCAACAGCAGTGCGTACATCAAGGCGAACCTCGGCTGCATCGAGCAGTTCAGGTAAACGTCTGACATAGCGTCTTAACAGGAGACAAAGGCCCGATCTGTTGATGGAGCTTGTGTTGTTCATCGCAGGGACGTACTCGAAAACAACGGGCACCTGTTCACAGAGGACGAGCGAGGAAAGTGCTTGGGCATTGTTGCTGAAATGAAGCAGTCTGCCCACGCGTACCTTTTAAGCCCCGTACACGACAGTCTCAAGGTGAGTTCATAAAGGCTTTCTCTTAATATCAGTGCGTACACAGAAAAGCACCAATGTCCTCGTTAGTTCGTTTTACTTCAACCTGTTTTGGGGTATTTTGCAGTCACACTACCGTAAGCTGGGAACCAAAGACTGGCTGAAGAAGTCTGTGTttgagaagctgctggaaaaTATTGAAACGAAGATGCAGGATCTCCAGGGTTTAACGACACCCTGCCACCAGGTACGGCAGCATTACTTTGATAGCAAAAATAACAGCAAAAAAATGTTAAGGTTTTCACGTTACAAGCTGCGTGAACTCACTCATTTCAGGAGCTGATTGGCCAGTTTCATCGGGAAGTGGCAGTAAAATATTTGAGTAGACTCCTCAAAGGGGAAGTCAAATTAAAGAAtcaggaacagcaggaggaggcctaCACGGTGGTGAAGGACAACGCTGAGACTCTACACAAACTCTTCAGCACAATGGTGAGAATCTGGTCAACGTGGCATCACTTCACAGTTTGAAGACGCTGGTTTATTTCTGTCATTCATGTCTgggttattactgtatgtgattgtTCTTTAAATGAAGTGGGCTTAAACACAACGCTAATTGGCCTAAGACGATTTGGATTTTTCCTTGTTAAATAGATACAGTACAATACGTGCGACTGTGAGTGGGCTTGTGTAGGGTGAACTGACGCCACTGCTCTGGCTTCGCAGGGATCAAGGGAAGAGTGGTTGAAGGACGTCCTGACCAAGATTGCAGAGGTGTTGAAACTCCAAGACCTGCCAGCCATACAGATACATGTGGCTACACTGGGGAGCTGCTTTCCAGACATAAGGTAAACTTTACTGCCAGCACTTCAAATTAACAACAACGCTTCAATACAAGCGTGGGCTGTGTCCTTCTCATGTAAACACTGTGTGGAAACACTATGGTTTCATGTAGTTCACCTTATAAGGACAGAATAGCATTCACTCTGAGTGAGGATAAGCAGGAAGCATTTTCCTGGCAGAGGGACAACCAGAAGTGGGCTACAACAAGTGAAACAGATGTTTCCAGGAAGCGAGATGACACCAAGCAGGAAAGCTTTAATTAGAAAAAGTCAGCCTTCCACTTACAGCAGTTAAACTAGCAATGAGCCTAAAACGCGAGTAATCCTGGTGAACTACAACtagtaaatatacagtatgaagtaGTTACAAAGAGTGGTGCTATAATAGTTCAACTTGATGTCACACAGGAATTTAAATATTGATATTTAACTTCCGTTTCCTCTTTTCACAGTGTGAAACACGTTTCAGccctgctcaagctcaagacCAACGTGAGCAAAGCCGACAGGAAAACAGTCAAGGAGACTTTGTCTGACATTTTGAACGAGCCCCACACGGACAATGCTCCAGCGTTTTTCTCCCAGGTTCAGGTCAAGTGAGAGTGTATCAGTCTCACACTCATAAGCTGGGTACTATGAAGTTTACTGTTAGtaaggtgtttgtgttttactatcactgtgtgtgtactgtagctgatGTGTGGGCAATGATTAATAGCTCTGGAAAGCTTGGAAATGCTACTGTGATGTTggggagaatgtgtgtgtgcagactgtAGTCACTGTGTTGATTCACATCTGTAAATGCTGAACAGTACGTTTTGATGCcaattgtatgtgtgtgtgtgtgtgtgtgtgtgtgtgcgtgcgtgcgtgcatgttttAGCGAATAATTGCCTAATCAGTATTCAGGGTTTGTacagtgtatttttattttttgagatGTACAGGACAGAATTTATAAATAagttacattttttaataaaagatttttaaaaaaatatgcatCTTTATGTtacattgtcattttttttaaactaaacagAACTTGAGTAGAGGTTTTATGCTTGTCCTTGCGCAGTACACAAAGTCTCCCTTCACTGGCCACAGCAATGAATGCACAGCACATGATGATTACACATTGCACCAAATACCCTGGTACTGCAAAAATGACTAAAATTACTCCTGAGGAGAAAATACACCAAATTAATGCCACTCAGGCCTGCACGACTAATTTCTTTCCAGGACAATTAATGTGTgtaaaaactaataataatttgtaAAGACTGCTGACCGggacatttgaaaaaaaaaaaaagattcaaaaatTCTTCAGAAGAAGCTGACCGCCCACTCATCGTTAGGCATCTATTACTGCTACTAATCCCTTTGCCTAAAGCCGATATGAGTTTCTGACCAGCACGAGAAGCAGCCAAAGTAACTGCCCTGAACAATTGACGGAAGCAATTGAGCCTGCGCTTGCACAACTGTTGAGCCGAGGTGTTTTTATAGTCATTGTGCGTCTGCAGGGGTTGAGGGTTGTTTTTGATAACGGTCAGTCGTGTTTCTGTATCAGAGAAAAAATTAGCTGAGGAAGTATGGGGCCACAGCTACGCAATCCCTCCCTCTTCAGCGTGGGTGAACAAGGCTCATTAAGGCCATTTCCAGTAACCCTTACTGGGAAATACTAGGCTGGAACTGGAGTTGGTTTGTGGACATCCTGTGCTCCCCTGCTGAGCTATTGACCCATGTGTGGTCCAAAGGGACCCAGCGTCTCTGAGTCACTGACTGGAAATTTTTGGCTGGACACTGTCAGTCTGAATCATCAATACTAGCGTGCCAACATGTTAAACCAAGGCGATGAACACATGACATTAACGTTAATGTTGAGTGGGTGGAAGAGACAAAGTCACTGACATCAGCTCAGATGTACTTTTTGTGTACAGCTTCTGTATACAAACTAAATTCTAAACTAAAGAGTCTGaagattaccttgatcaggtgtatCAGTTGGCTGGTTTGAGATGCCTGCTGATTAAATTAGCTGACAAGGTGAGTGACCTAAGCCCAATTTAGCATGCttctaaaacaataaaattttTTAAAATGCTGGCGGCAGAGATATAGTTTTGTGTTTCTTATCCATAGCTCAAAAGTAAATATTATAACTCGGAGGTTTCCTAATCAATTACTTTTCACTGATGTTTCTAATCTGTGATGTGACATTCATTAGGAGGTGGACCTATTCCAATCAAGTCTTGTTTCTTTTAAGCAGGTGTCTCCATCTAGTGGTGTTTATCTATAAGGCAGTCTAAATGCCCTTATCAACAAGAGAAATGGAGGCTCTTTCTTAAAGAAAGcacaaaaaagcagagaacaaataACAAAGCCTACCACCAGGTTCCTAATGATAATAATTGAACTTGAGAGaccccacattggggaaattattctctgcattttgaccaacctaccaactgagctatcaggCCACCTGTTcactgcatttgacccatcccctgggggagcagtgggctgccatgaaACGACACCCGGGGAGCTATGAAGCTGTGAAGCCGTGAAGCATCTTGCTCAAGGCAACGCCTTGAAATCAGAGAGACAGGGATCGAACCGAGGCCCTACTCACTGAGCCACCAGGCTACAGAACATCTACACATCAGTTCATCGATCCCTGAGAGTAGAGCCTTTATGTTGAACACTGTCATACAGCATCCTTCATCTAATGACAGGGACTCACATCCatggtgaaaagaaaaaaatgctttttccACAGTGACCCCACTGAACTTACCTGTAATATTACAGAATACAGCATAATGCACATTTTAAGTAGTGTATCCCTCTATTATCCCCCTATTGACATGCCTCGTGATCTTCTTGATCCTTCCTCAAATAGCACGCATGGTACCGGTGTTGCATGTGCACTGGGGGTTTCTTGTCAAAGTGAAAGCAACATTAACGtcaaaccaaaaaataaaataaagcccCATGCTCTGAATCCGTCTTTCACTTCCCCATACTTGTTTCTTTGCATGGTCAGCTTGACCAGGATGAGGGTCTTCTCTCCTGGAAAGTACTACCTGTACAATGGCTAATCAGAACTGGGCAGTGACTCAATTtacttctctctctttcatatTGAGAGAGACTAGTTTTAATGATGTAATAGACCGAAAGTCTAAACGTTGCAGTTATTGAACATAAACACTTCGAAAAATTCTGCAATTACTTTCACTTGAGTGTGGAACATGATTTTTCAGGATTTGTACTATAGATAGAAGGAACCAAAACTCATTTAAGGACTCCCCCCAGTCATCTGACCATAAACCGCACAGCTGTTgcagtgacctgcagctgtTTATATACACTTGTATCTTGGAGATAGGATTTAGGAAATGACACCACAGTGGGCAGCACAAAATCAAAGGGTTGGTTTTCATAAGAGATAAACCTTGGCTTTTAACTAAACCTgtcataaatgtttttgttagtAACGATTTTGACAAAAAGTCAAAAAGGTCATAACTGTTAGACAAAGTATCTCACTGATCCTAGATTAAGCTTTGGTGAATCTGGTGAATAGTGTTAACAGCCATCATCTACACATCCTCAGGGAGGAGCCTGCTTCTATATAAGCTCCTCTCTGGCTCGCAGCTTCTGCACTGTAACTAACAGAGGACGAACATCTGTAAGGTCACGGTGAGTCACAGCTCCTGGGATTTTAACAAATTTCAATTTTAGAATCAATCTCCAATTTAATTATTACTTGTTCATAACTAATGCTGGAATTCGGTTATGTATCAAATCTGTATATTATTTCTTTCTTGTTAATTTGTCATGTGGAACCTTTATGGACTTTCTTCTTATTCCGTTAATGTAGTGCAGATATTTACCTATGTTGAAAACTGAAATTATCGAAGCTAAAGCATGGAGTATTTCAGAAATTTGACATAGTTTAATATAGAGGTGAAAGTTACTTACAGTATTACAGTGCTGAAGCTTTCTGTTCCTCAGGCTCAAGAAATCAGGCAGCGGAACAGAGATATCATCTTCACCTCTTCCTGAACAATCACAAATAACAAGGTA
Above is a window of Betta splendens chromosome 22, fBetSpl5.4, whole genome shotgun sequence DNA encoding:
- the LOC114849012 gene encoding tumor necrosis factor alpha-induced protein 2-like isoform X2; translated protein: MCSTLRGCVPCRTCSVRDFASPLLVGCRRLSTFCNMRIRIPNLWNITGRRPSDVNSTPDVDGTPDVDGTLDVDGTPGVDGTPGVNGTPGVTDGLQAPSEEQPNSVPLTFVENLEKFRVYEASKLLIEREESLFGEMSETETSEDHQEEVANLHADYTKLLERVQYILKGSMSVGLRDVSVENLSSAVKAVCQEEERYQAWKEKNRTPPTWRRRSWKEIHDSLLLDLTTERLVVLPTTPPDMKESLQKEVNHMGKQLKEDLFWVVDVVKLYYPPHMDICNSYARMYHQVLSNKVKGISDIILVDEDVRFLLLWVNDFYPGMLQKPELTAEIDTEALGKLLSQKDLEPLEEQYLSKQQSELMTYISRVLEEEEQRWKDEEEPQKEDGYYVSPVAYDIIQLINGMVTSTETVVGDRHKAQSITCELSSLMERFKVFHSSIIRKNKANSSAYIKANLGCIEQFRDVLENNGHLFTEDERGKCLGIVAEMKQSAHAYLLSPVHDSLKSHYRKLGTKDWLKKSVFEKLLENIETKMQDLQGLTTPCHQELIGQFHREVAVKYLSRLLKGEVKLKNQEQQEEAYTVVKDNAETLHKLFSTMGSREEWLKDVLTKIAEVLKLQDLPAIQIHVATLGSCFPDISVKHVSALLKLKTNVSKADRKTVKETLSDILNEPHTDNAPAFFSQVQVK
- the LOC114849012 gene encoding tumor necrosis factor alpha-induced protein 2-like isoform X1 codes for the protein MRVVPVTECGFSTVWGAPMKGGACCPIKIPRAAGTKQDLCSQDFASPLLVGCRRLSTFCNMRIRIPNLWNITGRRPSDVNSTPDVDGTPDVDGTLDVDGTPGVDGTPGVNGTPGVTDGLQAPSEEQPNSVPLTFVENLEKFRVYEASKLLIEREESLFGEMSETETSEDHQEEVANLHADYTKLLERVQYILKGSMSVGLRDVSVENLSSAVKAVCQEEERYQAWKEKNRTPPTWRRRSWKEIHDSLLLDLTTERLVVLPTTPPDMKESLQKEVNHMGKQLKEDLFWVVDVVKLYYPPHMDICNSYARMYHQVLSNKVKGISDIILVDEDVRFLLLWVNDFYPGMLQKPELTAEIDTEALGKLLSQKDLEPLEEQYLSKQQSELMTYISRVLEEEEQRWKDEEEPQKEDGYYVSPVAYDIIQLINGMVTSTETVVGDRHKAQSITCELSSLMERFKVFHSSIIRKNKANSSAYIKANLGCIEQFRDVLENNGHLFTEDERGKCLGIVAEMKQSAHAYLLSPVHDSLKSHYRKLGTKDWLKKSVFEKLLENIETKMQDLQGLTTPCHQELIGQFHREVAVKYLSRLLKGEVKLKNQEQQEEAYTVVKDNAETLHKLFSTMGSREEWLKDVLTKIAEVLKLQDLPAIQIHVATLGSCFPDISVKHVSALLKLKTNVSKADRKTVKETLSDILNEPHTDNAPAFFSQVQVK